From the Corynebacterium sp. P3-F1 genome, the window AACAAGGCACTGGAAAAGCAGCTTCACGACGGTATCGATGGCATCGTCGAAGCCATGGCGCCGGGCCTGATCGCCGAGCGCACCCCGAAACCGAAGCCGGAGCCCGCTCCCAAGCCGGCACCGAAACCCGCTCCGAAACCGGCCGCCAAACCGAACGCCCAGCCGACAGGTTGTGCTCCGAGTGCGCGTGCATGTGTCGACTTGAAGAACCAGCGCACGTGGCTGCAGCGCGACGGCAAGATTACTTACGGCCCAGTGCGGATGGCCTCTGGCAAGCCGGGACAGGAGACCCCGAAGGGATTCCACTATGTAAACCGTAAGGTCAAGGACGAGATCTCATACGAGTTCAACAACGCCCCAATGCCGTACGCCACTTATTTCACCCACAACGGAATTGCGTTCCACCAGGGTGACCCGTCTATCAAGTCCGCAGGTTGCATTCGTATGTACCGCGCTGATGCTGAGACGTACTTCAATTCCCTGAACGTCGGCGACCAGGTTCACGTTTTCTAGCACGCGTCCGACCCAGCGGCCTCATCCTCCCGAGCCTATACTTTTGAGCTTGGGAGGATTTTGCTTTACCGCAGGTAGAGGGCTACAGTGGTCTGGTGGTGTGCGGGAAAATCCCAGCACGCTACAAGCAATTGACTCAAATACGTCAGGCACCAGCGGTTTTCTCGCGGTGCCGGGAAAGCGGAGTGTATGGCTAAAGAAGGCGCAATCGAGGTCGAGGGCCGCATTATTGAGCCCTTGAAGAACGCAATGTTCCGTGTCGAACTGGACAACGGGCACGAAGTTCTCGCGCACATTAGCGGCAAGATGCGCCAGCACTACATCCGCATCCTCCCCGAGGACCGAGTCGTCGTGGAGCTCTCCCCGTACGACTTGGAGCGCGGACGTATCGTTTACCGCTACAAGTAGTAGACGGCTACGAGTCAGTCGCACTGACAGAAGCCTCCTTTCTCACAGACTGTGACGTTGCGCGTCGAGCGTGACGCCGGTCCATGCAACCTCCGGCTGCGGTGGCTGGAGCCACGTGAACCACGGCCCAATCGTCCGGGACGGTCCGGACACAAGTGCCGCGTGGCGTGGACGAGTGGGGAGAAAACCACCGAAACAACCTGAAAGGCACGTACCACATGGCACGTCTAGCTGGTGTCGACCTGCCGCGCAACAAGCGCATGGAGGTCGCACTTACCTACATCTATGGAATCGGCCCTGCCCGTTCCAAGGAGCTGCTCGAGAAGACGGGCATCTCTCCTGACCTGCGCACCGACAACCTGACCGATGATCAGGTCGCCGCTCTTCGTGATGTCATTGAGAACTCGTGGAAGGTCGAGGGTGACCTCCGCCGCGAGGTCCAGGCTGACATCCGCCGCAAGATCGAAATCGGCTCCTACCAGGGCCTGCGTCACCGTCGCGGACTGCCGGTCCGCGGCCAGCGCACCAAGACCAACGCGCGTACCCGCAAGGGACCGAAGAAGACCATCGCAGGAAAGAAGAAGTAACCTATGCCACCGAAGACTCGCTCCGCTGCTGCGCGCCGCTCCGGTCGCCGCGTAGCCAAGAAGAATGTGGCCGCAGGCCACGCGTACATCAAGTCCACCTTTAACAACACCATCGTGTCCATCACGGACCCGAACGGCGCTGTGATCTCCTGGGCATCCTCCGGCCACGTCGGCTTCAAGGGTTCCCGCAAGTCCACCCCGTTCGCCGCTCAGATGGCTGCCGAGAACGCTGCCCGCAAGGCAATGGACCACGGTATGAAGAAGGTCGACGTCTTTGTCAAGGGTCCGGGCTCCGGCCGTGAGACCGCAATCCGTTCCATCCAGGCCGCTGGCCTGGAGGTGTCCTCGATCTCCGACGTGACGCCGCAGCCGTTCAATGGTTGTCGTCCGCCGAAGCGTCGTCGCGTTTAACTGGTGAGATAAGGAAAAGAGGTAATAAACCATGGCTCGTTATACCGGCCCTGCTACCCGTAAGTCTCGCCGCCTGCGTGTCGACCTTGTCGGCGGCGACATGTCATTCGAGCGCCGTCCCTACCCTCCGGGGCAGGCTGGCCGCGCCCGCGTCAAGGAATCTGAGTACCTGCTGCAGCTCCAGGAGAAGCAGAAGGCCCGTTACACCTACGGTGTGATGGAGAAGCAGTTCCGCCGCTACTACGAGGAGGCGAACCGCCTCCCGGGCAAGACCGGCGACAACCTGCTGGTTCTGCTGGAGTCCCGCCTGGACAACGTTGTGTACCGCGCCGGCCTGGCACGTACTCGCCGTCAGGCACGTCAGCTGGTCTCCCACGGCCACTTCACGGTCAACGGCAAGAAGACCAACGTGCCGTCCCACCGCGTGACCCAGTACGACATCATTGATGTGCGTGACAAGTCCCGCAACATGCTTTGGTTCGAAGAGGCTCAGGACGCGCTGGTCGACTCCGTCGTCCCGGCGTGGCTCCAGGTCGTTCCAGACACCCTGCGCATCCTCGTGCACCAGCTGCCCGAGCGCGCTCAGATCGACGTTCCGCTGCAGGAGCAGCTCATCGTCGAGCTTTACTCGAAGTAACATCGAAGTTCCGCGCATTGCGGTGCTTCGGGGCGTCGAAAAGCAATTGCTTATCGACGCATCCTTCAACTGTCATCCGTGTCGGCGGCTCAACCACCGGCACCCTCTACGGCGTCAAATAGCGGTCGCCGGAAAAGGAGAAGTCCATGCTCATCTCACAGCGTCCTCAGCTCACCGAGGAATACATCGACACCAACCGCTCGAAGTTCGTCATCGAGCCGCTCGAGCCCGGTTTCGGTTACACCCTTGGTAACTCTCTTCGCCGCACGTTGCTGTCGTCCATCCCGGGCGCAGCCGTGACCTCCATCAAGATCGACGGTGTGCTCCACGAGTTCACCACGATCAACGGTGTGAAGGAGAACGTCTCTGAGATCATCCTCAACGTGAAGAACTTGGTTCTGTCCTCCGACTCTGACGAGCCGGTGGTCATGTACCTGTCCAAGGAAGGCCCGGGCGACATCACGGCCGCAGACATCGATCTGCCGGCCGATGTCACCGTGCACAACCCGGACCTGCACATCGCTTCGCTCAACGAGCAGGCGCGCCTGGAGATGGAGCTCGTTGTCGAGCGCGGCCGCGGCTATGTTCCGGCCATGACCAACTCCGGCGGCGAGATCGGCCGTATCCCGGTCGACCAGATCTACTCGCCGGTGCTGAAGGTCTCTTACAAGGTTGAGGCGACCCGTGTTGAGCAGCGTACCGACTTTGACAAGCTGATCATCGATGTGGAGACCAAGAACTCCATGTCCGCCCGCGACGCCCTCGCGTCCGCCGGCTCCACCCTCGTTGAACTGTTCGGCCTCGCACGCGAGCTGAACACCGCAGCCGAGGGCATCGAGATCGGCCCGTCCCCGCAGGAGACGGAGTACATCGCCGCGTACAACATGCCGATTGAGGACCTGAACTTCTCCGTGCGTTCCTACAACTGCCTGAAGCGCCAGGAAATCCACACGGTCGGTGAACTTGCCGAGTGCACCGAGTCTGACCTGCTGGACATCCGCAACTTCGGTCAGAAGTCCATCAACGAGGTCAAGATCAAGCTGGCTTCGCTGGGGCTGACCCTCAAGGACGCTCCGGAGGACTTCGATCCCACCCAGATCGAGGGCTACGACGCTGAGACCGGCGACTTTGTCGACAGCGGCATGGATGACGCCGAGTAAACAACGCGCACTGACACTGACGTTTCAATGAACACCGTTTCCCCGGTCTCGTCGAACTAGCCGCCACCCGGCAGTTCCGTAGAGTCCGCGAAACAACACGAGGAGTAAACAATGCCTACCCCGAAGAAGGGCCCGCGTCTCGGCGGTTCGGCTAGCCACCAGAAGCACATTCTGTCTAACCTGGCCAGCCAACTGTTCGTGAACGGCGCCATCACCACCACCGAGGCCAAGGCCAAGGTGCTGCGTCCGTACGCAGAGAAGCTGATCACCAAGGCTAAGTCCGGTTCGGTCGCCGACCGCCGCGCAGTGGCTAAGGACATCCCGAACAAGGATGTCGTTTCGTACCTGTTCAACGAGCTCGCTCCGAAATTCGAGAACCGTGCAGGTGGCTACACCCGTACCATCAAGGTCGAGAACCGTAAGGGCGACAACGCGCCGATGGCCAACATCTCCCTCGTTCTCGAGGAGACCGTGACTTCCGAGGCGACCCGCGCTGCCCGCGCTGCTGCGTCCCAGCAGAAGGCCGCTGAGGCTGAGGCTGCGGAGGCCGAGGAGAAGGTCGAGGCTACCCCGGCTGAGACCGAAGCTCCGGTTGATGCCGAGTCCAACGACTCCGCCGTCGCCGACGACACTGCTGAGGCTCCCGAGGTCCAGGAAACCGCCGAAGACGAGAAGTAAGAACTTCCAGCCTTTAGCGTAAAACGCCCGTTCCCTTCCCGGGGAGCGGGTGTTTTTCTGTTCATTGCAGCGGACCCCACTAGATGCGTGGTGAAGTTGGAAGCACATAGGTCATATGCGAAACATGTGACCTGCAGGTTTCCGGAGGCGTTTCAGACACATCTAGTGGCACCATTTATTCTTGGGGCATGGGTACGGATTCCGGTGAAGCGGGCTCGGCTGGCTCGGCTGCAGAGGGGGCGGGGAGCTCAGGGAGCGCGGGAGACATGGTCCGGCTGCGTTTCGATGTCGCGTATGACGGAACCGATTTTCACGGCTGGGCGCGGCAGAAACCGGCGGGTGGGGAAGAGCTGCGGACCGTGCAGGGGGAGCTCGAGGACGCTCTGTGCCTAATCCTGCGGTACCCGGTGGAATTAACGGTCGCCGGGCGAACGGATGCTGGCGTGCATGCGTCGGGCCAGGTGGCGCACGCGGACATTCCGGCGGCGGCGTTGGATCAGCGTTCGATTGAGGGGGATCCGGGTAGGTTGGTGCGTCGATTAGCGAAAATACTTGAACCCGACGTGCGCGTTTCTGCTGTCGCGTTCGCGCCCCCGGGTTTTGACGCGAGGTTCTCCGCTTTGACGCGCACCTACCGTTACCGGGTGACAACGGCGGCTGGGGGTGCGCTGCCCACGCGTGTGCGAGACACCGCCGTGTGGCCGAAAAAAGTGGAGCTTGATGCCGTGCAAGAGTTCGCGAACACGCTAGTGGGGCTGCACGACTTCGCGGCCTTTTGTAAAGCGCGGCCATTCGCAACGACGATCCGGGAGATCAAGGCGTTTGAATGGTGTGACGTGTCCACGGCCGAGGAACCGGAATTGTATGAGGCGGTCATCGTGGCCGACGCTTTTTGCTGGCACATGGTCCGCGCGCTGGTGTCCACGAGCCTTGACGTGGGCTCGGGCAAGCGGGATGCGGACTGGGCCGTGGGACTGTTGGGGGAACGGGAACGCTCGCCTAAAGTGCGTCTGGCTCCCGCGCATGGGCTGACCCTGATGGGTGTGGACTATCCGGAGGATAGTGAACTCGCAGTTCGCGCGGCCCACACGGCGCAGCGGCGGGATGCTTCGGAGGTGCACACCGTAACTGGGCATCCGACGGAATAGACTGCTGGGGCAGGAATTGCCCGATCGATCTCCTCGGAGGTAGGACACATGGACGCAGTCGGTGCCGTTTGGTTGGCCATCGCTGTGTTCACGTTGCCGGGATTGATCTTCTCCTGGGTGGCGGGGGCGAAGCTGCCTGCTGCCGCTGCAGCGGCGCTGCCCGCCACATTCGGCATCGTGGGCCTGGGTAGCTGGATGTACGGTGCAATGGGGATCGGTTTCGGGTGGCCCTCTTTCATCGTCTTCTCGCTGCTCATGTTGTGCGTGGCCGGAGGGTGGCGCTACGCCTTCGCGCGACGTGCCAAACGCCGCGGAGCGGACACGTGGCTCCGCGCGTTGTGGCCGGGGGACTGGCGGCGCGGGAGCATCGCCGACCCGTCGTGGGTGCTGCCGGGCGCCGGAGTGGCTGTCGGGACGTGGATGCTCATCGCGAAACAGCTCGAGCTGCAGTCGAAAGTGCCGGGCCAGCTGAATAACATTGTGCAGGGCTGGGACATTCAATGGCACGTGAACGCCGTTCGCTTCATCATCGAGGAGGGCATCGCTTCACCCACCCGGATGGGCGAGCTGCAGAGCCCAGAAACGCACGTCGATTTGTTCTATCCGTCGGCTCTTCACGCCGCGACAGCCCTTTTCGCGCAGGCGGGGGGATTGGAGCCGGTGGAGGCGGTGAATGTGGCGTCGATAGTTCTGCCGAGCCTTGCGCTGACCGCTGGCGCTGCTGGTCTTGCGTGGGCGATTGCGCGCGGCCACGGTATGGTCGCTGAGATCGCCGCCGGGCTGGCGGGGATTGCGGTGTACGCCTCGCCGGTGTTGGTGTGGATCCCGGACTACGTGGGCATGCGGCCGTATATCGTGTCTATTGGTCTGTCGGGGTTGGTCATTGCGCTGTTCATGCACGTTCCCCGGTACCGGGTGCTGGCGCTGCCCACGCTGTTCGCGTTCTTGGGGATGATGCAGGTGCACCCGTCTGCGGTGCTGGTGGTGGTGCTCGCAGTGCTGCTGTACTGGCTGACTTACCTGCTGTGGCGGCCGGACCGTTCCCGGGTGGGGGACGTGCTGTGGTTGGCCATTCCGGCGTTGGGTGCCACTGTCGCGTTCCTTCCGCAACTTCTGGCTGGGCGAACGCAGGCGGAGGAAGTGAACGCCTGGAACGCTCGCGAAGACGACACGCTGGCCGAGGCGTGGGAGAAAGCGTTCATGATGAGCACCCGCCACGTCGACGAGTTCTTCCCCGATTTCGATCCGACTGTGCTGCTGTGGCTCGCCGGTTTCGGTGCACTGGCAATGATCGTGTGGCGCGGCCAGGTGTGGGCACCGGCTTTCTACGGGATCACGGTCACCGCCACAGCGCATGCTCTGCATCCCTTCGAAGGCATGTGGGAACCTCTGTTGAGCCTGTTGGTGGCACCGCACTATAACTCGGCGCACCGCATCATTACGGTCGTGGCGTTGACTGTGGTGGCTGCCGCGGCAATCGGTGTGGCAGTGATCATTCGGGTGATCGCGCTGGCTCCCGTCGCTGCGCGGTACGGCACCCGCCCGTGGATATGGGGTTCCTCCGTTGTTTCCGCCGCGCTGGCCGCGCTCGCTGGGTGGGGGATCGGCGCGTGGGCCTCCACAGTCGCAGCGGACGGGGCTGAGTCGTCCTTCACTGCTTCCCGTATGGATGACCGCATGGTCGACGACGACCAGTTAAAGGCTTACGCATGGCTCGCGTCCCGGCCGGAGGCGAAGGAGGGCTTGGTCATGGGTGAGTCCACCGACGGTTATTCCTGGGCCTACGGCATTTATGGAGTCCCCACCGTCGCCCGCCACTACCTGTGGCCTTCGGGTGGTCTGGGTACTGATTCGGCGATTCTCACGGACCGTTCCGGTCAGCTCGGCGCCGGAGAGCGCGGCCGCCCTGGCAGATCTACACCCGCGGATAAAGCCGCCGAAGACCTCGGGGTGCGCTTCATTGTCTCCTCCGGAAACACCTTCTGGGCGGGCCCGAAGAATTGGCAGGTGGATAAAGCACTCTGGACCACTCCCGGTGTCACCCCCGTCTACCAGCGAGGTCTAGTGACTATCTTCGCCGTGAACGAGCAGTTCACCGAGGACGAGCTCGCAGAACTCCAGCGCGATGCCGTGGACAACGGCGAGTCCACGCAGCTGCCGGAGTTGCGCCCCGTGTCGGAGACATTGATCGCCGACGAGTAGGCCGAATGCGCACTGTGGTGCGCAATCGCCGGTTGAGGGGCCCGTCAGTCGCGCTTAGCGTGGCGTGAGTACGCCATTGCTTATCGACGGGGGGGTCGGCCACGTGGCTCAACACATTCACACCGCACCGGAGGAGACGACGGCTGCGCGGCGGCTTTTGCCCACAACACGTTCGCAGGTGTCGGGGCACCGCTTCATGCGGCGGCGGGTGGAGCACGGTCTCATCTACGGCGATATCCGGATGATCCACGACCCGTTGGCGGCGCGCCGGCGGTCCGCGATCTTCGGTGTAGTGGCGGTCGCATTGATCGCGGCAGGGTCGGGTCTGTTTGCATGGCTCCGGCCGAATCCGGATCCGGGTGCAGCTGCGATTCTGCGTGCCGGCGATGGGGCGATGTACGTGAGGGTCGGCGAGACGGTCCACCCGGTGACGAATCTGACCTCGGCTCGTTTGATCGCGGGCAGCCCGGAGGACGCGCAGCGCGTCGGTGAGGAGAGGTTGGCGGAGATGCCCCGCGGAGTTCCGTTGGGCATTGACACTGCACCTGCGATGTTCGCCCCGGGCGATGCGAAGGATGTGGCGTGGTCGGCGTGCCAGGACGGGAAGGAGCGCGTCACTGTCATCGCAGGAGAGCCTCTGGCGGAACTTGGGCAGGGGCGGGCTCTCGTCGTAGCGCAGGGAGAGGACGAGTGGCTATTGACTCAGCACGGCCGCGCGAAATTGCCGCCAGCAGACAATGCCCGGGGCCGAATCATCCGCCGTGCGCTGGGTGTGGATGCGAGCGTTGCACGCGCCCAGGTCAGCGCCCCAGTTCTCTCCGCGATAAGGGAACTGCCGCCGGTCAGCGTGCCGGATCCGCTGCCGCGTCTCCTTCTTACCGAGGGATCCGGTGACGCCTGGGCGGTGACGCAGCATGGTGGTATTCAACCGGTTACCCCGCTGCAGAAGCAGGTGTTGATCGACACCGCAGCTCCCACGTCCACCACCTCACCTTCCGAGATCGCGGCCTATCCGGATGCGCAGGTTCCCCTGGACATCAATATCCCGGAGGAGGCACCGGAGTGGGTCGAGCCAGACGGAAAGGCGGTTTGTGTCAACGAGACCGGCGCAGTTGCAGTCGTGAATGCGGGGTCAGGCGCACTCACTACAGGCGCGGTGGAATTGTCCGGTGATAGCCCGGCCACGCATTTTGCCGGTCTTGCCGCGGGCGCCGTCGGAGTGGACACCGGTTCGGGCTACCACGTGGTGTCCGCCTCGGGTCAGCGCCACGTGGCAGAAGAAAAGGAGACCCTCAACATTGTCGGCGCTGCCCGGGTGGACAGCGCTCCATGGAGCATCATCAGTCTCCTTCCGGAAGGGCCGGAACTCACCCGCGACGCAGCGCTGACCGCGACGTACTAACTGCGACTTACTGCCCCGGGCGTACGACGGGGTTCGGCTGCGAACGACGGGCGTTGCGGAAGGCGGAGTGGAGCGCTCCCGCAGCGAACGCGATCACGGCGGCGAGAACGACACAAGCGACTGCAAAACCGCCGCGTGCAGGCGCTGCCGACGCAACGGTCTCCACCGGAACAACCCGCAGCGGGTCTGGGCTGGCGGAAAGTTCCCGTTCGAGGTAGGTGACAGCACGCAGCGGGTCGACGGCGCCGCCGTGCGGTTCCGCGGACGCGACGATCATTCCCCGGATCTGCGCCGGGGACGCATGTGGATAGCGTTGGCGCAGCAGGGCGGCGGTGCCGCTGACCACCGGAGCGGCGAAGCTCGTCCCGGTGAACGGCTCGACAACGCCGCGCTCACCGGCCTTGCCCGCAGACCACCCCGGTGCGCTCGGCGCGAGTGCCCTGCCGATCGTTCCTGGCGCAGTGACTAGACCTTTTCCTTCGGGCACAGGTAGGGAATAGTCTGCGATGGTGTGCGAATCGGATCTCGCGCCGACGGTGAGAACTGTGGCGAAGTGGGCAGGATACACCGTCGAGCCGGCCGGGCACTCGTGCGAGACATTGCCGGCTGCTGCCACGACTACGGCTCCGTCACGTTCGGCGCGCTGGAGTGCCCCTTCGATGCCCCGGGTGTCCACGCGCGGTGCTAGAGCCGGTTCAACACACGACACCACGGAGATGTTGATAATTCCCGCCTTCTCGTCCAGAGCGTTGTGGATCGACCGGGTGAGGGTCTCCAAGTCTCCGGCACCCGGTGTTTCCCCGCCACCTTGTGGCATGGAGGACGACGAGCGGTAGTGGCCGGACGACTGCCGGATGGACATGATCTCCGCATCAGGAGCGATGCCCGCGTCAGCTCCCGCGATGATGCCGGCGACGACGGTGCCGTGTGCGTCGCAGTCCTTGAAGGGTTCCGGTGCGTCTGGCGTGACAAAATCGGCGCCTCCGACCAGCTGGTCAAGTTGGGGGTGCCGGGTGACACCGGTGTCGATCACCGCGACTTTCACCCCGGCTCCAGTTGCGAGTCCCCGAAGCTCTGCTGCCTCGGCGGTGTTCTCAGGCTCCGGATCGGCATCCCCCGTGGGAGCTCCGACAGCGCACGCTACGTCTTGGGCGTGAGCAGCTGATGGGAAGCACAAGAGAGGAAGAAGAGTAGGGACGAGGGCAGGGATGAGGATAGGGAGGGAGGCCAGTTGTGTCGACAGGCGGAATGGCGTGCTGCGCATGTTTAGAGCCCCCGGATCAGATCGAAGATGCCGGTGAGTTTCACGGCGAGCGGGATCACAGCGATGATCGCGGCGGCTTCAGCGCGCTCGAGCCACACCAGGGTGGTCGGCTCGAGGTCCGGCACGTGTGAGGCCCACAAGACTGCGGTGGCTGCGGCGAGCGCGGCGATCCCAGCTACGATCAATAACGCTGGGTGCGCGTTTCCCGTTCGGGCGCTGGCCGCGATGGCGGCGATTCCACAGGTCAGCGCGATCACAGCTGTGCTTCCAAGGCTGAGCCGCGGGGCCGTGTCGTGGTGGCGCGCGGCGTGGATGAGCAGTGCCCCGCTTGTGCACATACACAGGGCGAATACCCATCCGCCGCCCGTTCGTGCGAGCGCCACGAGGGCGG encodes:
- a CDS encoding L,D-transpeptidase, whose amino-acid sequence is MSYSPRNARQTTRSRFVRRAGSLVGSAGIAAALVMTPAIAEAAPAIPAPAASSNSPFLQQAEKSLQAASMQVTTNARNAVWDARNALRAQATAISRGNKALEKQLHDGIDGIVEAMAPGLIAERTPKPKPEPAPKPAPKPAPKPAAKPNAQPTGCAPSARACVDLKNQRTWLQRDGKITYGPVRMASGKPGQETPKGFHYVNRKVKDEISYEFNNAPMPYATYFTHNGIAFHQGDPSIKSAGCIRMYRADAETYFNSLNVGDQVHVF
- the infA gene encoding translation initiation factor IF-1; translation: MAKEGAIEVEGRIIEPLKNAMFRVELDNGHEVLAHISGKMRQHYIRILPEDRVVVELSPYDLERGRIVYRYK
- the rpsM gene encoding 30S ribosomal protein S13 — its product is MARLAGVDLPRNKRMEVALTYIYGIGPARSKELLEKTGISPDLRTDNLTDDQVAALRDVIENSWKVEGDLRREVQADIRRKIEIGSYQGLRHRRGLPVRGQRTKTNARTRKGPKKTIAGKKK
- the rpsK gene encoding 30S ribosomal protein S11, which translates into the protein MPPKTRSAAARRSGRRVAKKNVAAGHAYIKSTFNNTIVSITDPNGAVISWASSGHVGFKGSRKSTPFAAQMAAENAARKAMDHGMKKVDVFVKGPGSGRETAIRSIQAAGLEVSSISDVTPQPFNGCRPPKRRRV
- the rpsD gene encoding 30S ribosomal protein S4 is translated as MARYTGPATRKSRRLRVDLVGGDMSFERRPYPPGQAGRARVKESEYLLQLQEKQKARYTYGVMEKQFRRYYEEANRLPGKTGDNLLVLLESRLDNVVYRAGLARTRRQARQLVSHGHFTVNGKKTNVPSHRVTQYDIIDVRDKSRNMLWFEEAQDALVDSVVPAWLQVVPDTLRILVHQLPERAQIDVPLQEQLIVELYSK
- a CDS encoding DNA-directed RNA polymerase subunit alpha — translated: MLISQRPQLTEEYIDTNRSKFVIEPLEPGFGYTLGNSLRRTLLSSIPGAAVTSIKIDGVLHEFTTINGVKENVSEIILNVKNLVLSSDSDEPVVMYLSKEGPGDITAADIDLPADVTVHNPDLHIASLNEQARLEMELVVERGRGYVPAMTNSGGEIGRIPVDQIYSPVLKVSYKVEATRVEQRTDFDKLIIDVETKNSMSARDALASAGSTLVELFGLARELNTAAEGIEIGPSPQETEYIAAYNMPIEDLNFSVRSYNCLKRQEIHTVGELAECTESDLLDIRNFGQKSINEVKIKLASLGLTLKDAPEDFDPTQIEGYDAETGDFVDSGMDDAE
- the rplQ gene encoding 50S ribosomal protein L17 → MPTPKKGPRLGGSASHQKHILSNLASQLFVNGAITTTEAKAKVLRPYAEKLITKAKSGSVADRRAVAKDIPNKDVVSYLFNELAPKFENRAGGYTRTIKVENRKGDNAPMANISLVLEETVTSEATRAARAAASQQKAAEAEAAEAEEKVEATPAETEAPVDAESNDSAVADDTAEAPEVQETAEDEK
- the truA gene encoding tRNA pseudouridine(38-40) synthase TruA, which encodes MVRLRFDVAYDGTDFHGWARQKPAGGEELRTVQGELEDALCLILRYPVELTVAGRTDAGVHASGQVAHADIPAAALDQRSIEGDPGRLVRRLAKILEPDVRVSAVAFAPPGFDARFSALTRTYRYRVTTAAGGALPTRVRDTAVWPKKVELDAVQEFANTLVGLHDFAAFCKARPFATTIREIKAFEWCDVSTAEEPELYEAVIVADAFCWHMVRALVSTSLDVGSGKRDADWAVGLLGERERSPKVRLAPAHGLTLMGVDYPEDSELAVRAAHTAQRRDASEVHTVTGHPTE
- a CDS encoding DUF6541 family protein, which translates into the protein MDAVGAVWLAIAVFTLPGLIFSWVAGAKLPAAAAAALPATFGIVGLGSWMYGAMGIGFGWPSFIVFSLLMLCVAGGWRYAFARRAKRRGADTWLRALWPGDWRRGSIADPSWVLPGAGVAVGTWMLIAKQLELQSKVPGQLNNIVQGWDIQWHVNAVRFIIEEGIASPTRMGELQSPETHVDLFYPSALHAATALFAQAGGLEPVEAVNVASIVLPSLALTAGAAGLAWAIARGHGMVAEIAAGLAGIAVYASPVLVWIPDYVGMRPYIVSIGLSGLVIALFMHVPRYRVLALPTLFAFLGMMQVHPSAVLVVVLAVLLYWLTYLLWRPDRSRVGDVLWLAIPALGATVAFLPQLLAGRTQAEEVNAWNAREDDTLAEAWEKAFMMSTRHVDEFFPDFDPTVLLWLAGFGALAMIVWRGQVWAPAFYGITVTATAHALHPFEGMWEPLLSLLVAPHYNSAHRIITVVALTVVAAAAIGVAVIIRVIALAPVAARYGTRPWIWGSSVVSAALAALAGWGIGAWASTVAADGAESSFTASRMDDRMVDDDQLKAYAWLASRPEAKEGLVMGESTDGYSWAYGIYGVPTVARHYLWPSGGLGTDSAILTDRSGQLGAGERGRPGRSTPADKAAEDLGVRFIVSSGNTFWAGPKNWQVDKALWTTPGVTPVYQRGLVTIFAVNEQFTEDELAELQRDAVDNGESTQLPELRPVSETLIADE
- the eccB gene encoding type VII secretion protein EccB yields the protein MSTPLLIDGGVGHVAQHIHTAPEETTAARRLLPTTRSQVSGHRFMRRRVEHGLIYGDIRMIHDPLAARRRSAIFGVVAVALIAAGSGLFAWLRPNPDPGAAAILRAGDGAMYVRVGETVHPVTNLTSARLIAGSPEDAQRVGEERLAEMPRGVPLGIDTAPAMFAPGDAKDVAWSACQDGKERVTVIAGEPLAELGQGRALVVAQGEDEWLLTQHGRAKLPPADNARGRIIRRALGVDASVARAQVSAPVLSAIRELPPVSVPDPLPRLLLTEGSGDAWAVTQHGGIQPVTPLQKQVLIDTAAPTSTTSPSEIAAYPDAQVPLDINIPEEAPEWVEPDGKAVCVNETGAVAVVNAGSGALTTGAVELSGDSPATHFAGLAAGAVGVDTGSGYHVVSASGQRHVAEEKETLNIVGAARVDSAPWSIISLLPEGPELTRDAALTATY
- a CDS encoding S8 family serine peptidase, with translation MCFPSAAHAQDVACAVGAPTGDADPEPENTAEAAELRGLATGAGVKVAVIDTGVTRHPQLDQLVGGADFVTPDAPEPFKDCDAHGTVVAGIIAGADAGIAPDAEIMSIRQSSGHYRSSSSMPQGGGETPGAGDLETLTRSIHNALDEKAGIINISVVSCVEPALAPRVDTRGIEGALQRAERDGAVVVAAAGNVSHECPAGSTVYPAHFATVLTVGARSDSHTIADYSLPVPEGKGLVTAPGTIGRALAPSAPGWSAGKAGERGVVEPFTGTSFAAPVVSGTAALLRQRYPHASPAQIRGMIVASAEPHGGAVDPLRAVTYLERELSASPDPLRVVPVETVASAAPARGGFAVACVVLAAVIAFAAGALHSAFRNARRSQPNPVVRPGQ